The proteins below come from a single Mesobacillus jeotgali genomic window:
- a CDS encoding amino acid ABC transporter ATP-binding protein translates to MIKVANLQKSFGSHKVLNGIDVEVQPQEVVVVIGPSGSGKSTFLRCINLLETITDGHVLIEDIDITDKGSDINKVREEVGMVFQHFNLFPHKTVIENIMLAPLKVRGIPERQAREKGMELLKKVGLEDKAETYPDSLSGGQKQRVAIARALAMEPKIMLFDEPTSALDPEMVGEVLEVIKQLAREGMTMVVVTHEMGFAREVGDRVIFMDGGLVVEENKPSEIFENPQHERTKAFLSKVL, encoded by the coding sequence ATGATCAAAGTCGCTAATCTGCAAAAATCATTTGGCAGCCACAAGGTTTTGAATGGAATAGATGTTGAGGTCCAGCCACAGGAAGTTGTAGTGGTCATCGGTCCATCGGGTTCCGGCAAATCCACCTTCCTCCGCTGTATCAACCTGCTGGAAACGATTACGGATGGACATGTGCTGATCGAAGATATTGACATTACTGATAAGGGTTCGGATATCAACAAAGTGCGTGAAGAGGTCGGAATGGTTTTTCAGCACTTCAATCTGTTCCCTCATAAGACAGTGATTGAAAACATCATGCTGGCTCCGCTGAAGGTACGAGGAATTCCTGAACGGCAGGCAAGGGAGAAAGGAATGGAGCTGCTGAAAAAGGTAGGACTCGAGGACAAAGCAGAGACCTACCCAGATTCACTTTCCGGCGGACAAAAGCAGCGGGTGGCGATTGCTCGCGCCCTTGCGATGGAGCCGAAAATCATGCTGTTCGATGAACCTACTTCAGCGCTTGATCCAGAAATGGTCGGGGAAGTTTTAGAGGTCATCAAACAACTTGCCCGAGAAGGCATGACGATGGTCGTCGTCACTCACGAAATGGGCTTTGCCCGCGAAGTCGGTGACCGTGTCATTTTCATGGACGGCGGATTGGTCGTAGAAGAAAACAAGCCGAGTGAAATATTCGAAAACCCGCAGCATGAGCGCACGAAAGCGTTTTTGAGTAAGGTGCTATAG
- a CDS encoding MFS transporter — translation MTQQQKAKRNLMIMWFANFFIAGSMTMVMPFLSLYIETFGDFSERYVQNWSGLTFSITFVTAFLFSPVIGRLGDRFGRKRILIFMGIGMGLSVFLLGFATSVWELFLLRMFMGLFSGFIPVSQALISTQTSKEEAGKVLGTLQTGSITGSLLGPMLGGVLADSYGYGATFQSTSVFIVLSGLLVFLVMEYRVDINKGTKTNYSRKEVLQHIFKNPIMVNVLLMSMLVQIAHFSIQPILSLYVGELHGPENLAFFSGIAFSAAGLGNLLMARKWGQIADRVGYIKILVVLLFLSAIIYLPGGFVGNIWQLVLIRFLLGITIGGIIPVRVAYIRQEAPVAMQGEVLGYNTSLRFFGNIIGPVLGGFLAGYFGFTSVFVLTSGLLLVSGIVLFASMQRNPQFVRDTF, via the coding sequence ATGACCCAGCAGCAAAAGGCGAAACGCAACTTGATGATCATGTGGTTCGCAAATTTCTTCATCGCCGGCAGCATGACAATGGTCATGCCTTTTCTCTCATTGTATATTGAAACCTTTGGTGATTTTTCAGAAAGGTATGTCCAGAACTGGTCAGGCCTGACATTCAGCATTACGTTCGTAACAGCATTTCTATTTTCACCTGTGATCGGAAGATTAGGTGATCGATTCGGGCGCAAAAGAATCCTGATCTTCATGGGAATCGGGATGGGGTTATCCGTCTTTCTGCTAGGATTTGCAACTTCTGTGTGGGAGTTATTTTTACTGAGGATGTTCATGGGATTATTCTCCGGCTTCATTCCCGTATCACAGGCACTTATTTCAACCCAGACATCAAAAGAAGAAGCAGGAAAAGTGTTGGGAACACTGCAGACAGGCAGCATCACAGGCTCACTGCTTGGCCCAATGCTTGGCGGGGTTCTTGCTGACTCCTACGGCTACGGAGCAACCTTCCAATCAACCTCTGTCTTCATCGTCCTTTCTGGTCTGCTCGTATTCTTGGTCATGGAGTACAGAGTCGATATCAATAAAGGAACCAAAACAAATTACAGCCGCAAAGAAGTTCTTCAGCATATCTTCAAAAACCCAATCATGGTGAATGTGCTGCTCATGTCGATGCTTGTGCAGATTGCCCATTTCAGTATCCAGCCAATCCTTTCACTATATGTGGGAGAGCTGCATGGCCCGGAAAACCTGGCATTCTTTTCTGGAATCGCCTTTTCGGCAGCAGGGCTTGGCAATTTGTTAATGGCAAGAAAATGGGGCCAAATTGCCGACCGGGTTGGCTATATCAAAATACTTGTCGTGCTCCTGTTTTTATCAGCGATCATTTATCTGCCGGGCGGTTTTGTCGGTAACATCTGGCAGCTCGTCCTGATTCGGTTCCTGCTTGGAATCACCATCGGCGGCATTATCCCGGTCAGGGTTGCCTATATCAGACAGGAAGCACCGGTGGCCATGCAGGGCGAGGTACTTGGCTACAACACAAGTCTCCGTTTCTTCGGAAACATTATCGGGCCAGTGCTCGGCGGTTTCCTTGCGGGTTACTTCGGCTTTACCTCGGTATTCGTCCTGACAAGCGGACTTCTGCTCGTAAGCGGCATTGTCCTGTTTGCCTCGATGCAGCGCAATCCTCAGTTCGTCAGAGATACATTTTAA
- a CDS encoding TetR/AcrR family transcriptional regulator: MSPRPKIALDKNTIMIAAAELANEHGSEFITLALLAKKLNIKPPSLYNHFDGLSGIKKELAIYSLEKLFNSLANEAEGKPQGEEAIKALSQAYLTFVRTNPGLYEFALSAPDPADELVHDAGKKIVELIVSAMKPFGLPEEEAIHAIRGLRSLMHGFASLEQKGGFGMPLDLDESYRLAVTAFITGLKK; the protein is encoded by the coding sequence ATGTCACCAAGACCGAAAATTGCACTCGATAAAAATACAATTATGATTGCAGCAGCTGAGCTTGCGAATGAGCATGGAAGTGAGTTTATAACTCTTGCACTGCTTGCCAAGAAGCTCAATATTAAACCGCCATCATTATACAATCACTTTGACGGCCTGTCGGGGATCAAAAAAGAACTGGCTATTTATTCTCTTGAAAAATTGTTCAACAGCCTCGCAAATGAAGCCGAAGGCAAGCCTCAGGGGGAAGAGGCAATAAAGGCATTAAGCCAGGCCTATTTAACTTTCGTAAGGACAAATCCAGGATTATACGAGTTCGCATTATCCGCCCCTGATCCAGCGGATGAGCTTGTTCATGACGCCGGCAAAAAAATCGTGGAACTTATTGTGTCTGCTATGAAGCCTTTTGGACTGCCTGAAGAGGAAGCAATCCATGCTATCCGCGGATTAAGAAGCCTGATGCATGGGTTTGCATCGCTGGAGCAAAAAGGTGGTTTCGGCATGCCGCTTGATCTGGATGAAAGCTATCGGCTTGCAGTCACTGCCTTTATTACGGGTTTGAAAAAATAA
- a CDS encoding M14 family metallopeptidase, giving the protein MDIYVRRGDSFWYFSNIFNIPLQLIIDSNRDIDPNALDVGQTVRIPGFAAVDYRIRAGDTLWKIAQSRNLQVDALLLANRNINPNGLYIGQMVKVPLRITWRIVQGKKNYDYASLMSDLRRLENVYPFMRVPSIGNSVLGKSIPETLIGNGNKRVHYNGSFHANEWITTPIIMTFLNDYLLALTNKSSIRGLSMQNFYGQTTLSIVPMVNPDGVDLVLNGPPEAEPWNERVVELNRGSQDFSGWKANIRGVDLNDQFPAKWELEKERNPSQPGPRDYVGPNPLSEPEAIAMAEMTRRRDFARVLAFHTQGEVIYWGFENLEPPESEAMVNEFARVSGYQPVKTIESYAGYKDWFIQDWRRPGFTVELGFGINPLPLSQFDEIYEEALGIFLAGLYL; this is encoded by the coding sequence ATGGATATATATGTGAGAAGAGGAGATTCCTTTTGGTATTTCAGCAATATTTTCAACATCCCTCTCCAGTTGATCATAGATTCCAACCGTGATATCGACCCAAATGCTCTGGATGTGGGACAGACGGTGAGGATTCCTGGTTTTGCAGCGGTGGATTATCGGATCCGTGCAGGGGATACTCTTTGGAAAATTGCCCAAAGCAGAAATCTTCAGGTGGATGCGCTGCTGCTCGCAAACCGAAATATTAATCCAAACGGATTGTATATCGGCCAAATGGTAAAGGTTCCATTAAGGATCACCTGGAGAATTGTCCAGGGTAAGAAGAATTATGACTATGCCTCATTGATGAGTGATTTACGACGTTTGGAAAATGTCTATCCGTTCATGAGGGTGCCCTCGATTGGAAACTCTGTTTTAGGAAAAAGCATCCCGGAAACACTAATCGGGAATGGCAATAAACGGGTTCACTATAATGGATCGTTCCATGCCAATGAATGGATCACCACTCCCATCATCATGACTTTTCTGAACGACTATCTTCTGGCTTTGACAAATAAGTCCTCCATTCGCGGCTTGTCCATGCAGAACTTCTATGGACAGACAACATTATCGATTGTGCCGATGGTGAATCCGGATGGTGTCGATCTTGTGCTCAATGGGCCGCCTGAAGCAGAGCCATGGAATGAAAGAGTAGTAGAATTGAATAGAGGAAGCCAGGATTTCAGCGGATGGAAGGCCAATATCAGAGGTGTGGACCTGAACGACCAGTTCCCGGCAAAATGGGAGCTTGAAAAAGAACGGAACCCAAGCCAGCCTGGCCCAAGGGACTATGTTGGGCCAAACCCGCTATCCGAGCCAGAAGCAATTGCGATGGCAGAAATGACAAGAAGACGCGATTTTGCCCGGGTTCTGGCTTTCCATACCCAGGGAGAGGTCATCTACTGGGGCTTTGAAAATCTTGAGCCACCTGAATCGGAGGCGATGGTCAATGAATTTGCGCGGGTGAGCGGTTACCAGCCGGTCAAAACGATTGAGAGCTATGCCGGCTATAAAGACTGGTTCATCCAGGATTGGCGCAGGCCAGGTTTTACAGTCGAACTTGGTTTCGGCATAAACCCGCTGCCGCTGTCCCAATTCGATGAGATATATGAAGAAGCCCTGGGAATCTTCCTTGCAGGACTTTATCTATAA
- a CDS encoding basic amino acid ABC transporter substrate-binding protein, protein MKKRFFAIVMMVITALVVSACGTSSSGGTGSEAEKKELRVVTDAAYAPFEYMEGDKIVGFDIDFLKAAAKEAGYELKIENVGWDPIFVEIKSKRADLAVSSISINDERKQTYDFSLPYFLSTNKILVREDSDIKSAADLKGKVVAVQNGTTGQAAMDKLLGKNNEDIKKFENNNLAIMEMLSGGADAVVADNGVVEVYAKNNPKEKLKVIEDSGSFEAEYYGILFPKGTDLKADFDKAIKKIVENGTYEKIYQEWFGQEPNLEMLKAEQEASE, encoded by the coding sequence ATGAAAAAAAGATTCTTTGCGATTGTGATGATGGTGATCACAGCGCTTGTAGTGTCGGCCTGTGGTACAAGCAGCTCAGGAGGGACAGGATCGGAGGCTGAAAAGAAGGAATTAAGGGTGGTCACCGACGCAGCATATGCACCATTTGAATACATGGAAGGCGACAAGATTGTTGGCTTCGATATCGATTTCCTGAAAGCAGCCGCGAAGGAAGCAGGATATGAGCTGAAAATCGAGAATGTCGGATGGGATCCGATTTTTGTTGAGATCAAGAGCAAGAGAGCTGATCTGGCAGTATCCTCGATTTCAATCAATGATGAGCGCAAACAGACCTATGACTTTTCTTTACCGTACTTCTTATCCACAAATAAAATCCTTGTCCGTGAAGACAGCGATATTAAAAGCGCTGCTGATCTGAAGGGCAAGGTAGTGGCAGTCCAAAACGGCACAACCGGGCAGGCAGCAATGGATAAGCTCCTTGGCAAGAATAACGAGGATATTAAGAAATTCGAGAACAACAACCTGGCAATCATGGAAATGCTTTCAGGTGGAGCAGATGCAGTCGTTGCCGATAACGGCGTTGTCGAAGTATATGCCAAAAACAATCCGAAAGAAAAACTGAAGGTCATTGAGGATAGCGGCAGCTTCGAGGCTGAATACTATGGAATCCTGTTCCCGAAAGGCACAGATTTGAAGGCGGACTTTGACAAGGCAATCAAGAAAATCGTCGAGAATGGCACATATGAAAAAATCTATCAAGAATGGTTCGGCCAAGAACCAAACCTGGAAATGCTGAAAGCGGAACAGGAAGCATCAGAATAA
- a CDS encoding VOC family protein yields the protein MTFKFKAVDHVQLAAPKGSEEQARRFFGELLGFEEIEKPAELKKRGGAWFKFGLCQIHVGIEEPFIPARKAHPAFEIEDIEGLKQHLSSSGVDFTEDDNLPGANRIYVNDPFGNRIELLEWITN from the coding sequence ATGACATTCAAATTTAAAGCTGTTGATCATGTACAGCTTGCAGCGCCTAAGGGGTCAGAAGAGCAGGCAAGACGATTTTTTGGAGAACTATTAGGTTTTGAAGAAATCGAAAAACCGGCAGAATTGAAAAAGCGGGGCGGAGCATGGTTTAAATTCGGACTTTGCCAAATCCATGTCGGTATTGAGGAGCCTTTTATACCTGCTCGCAAAGCTCATCCGGCTTTTGAAATTGAGGATATCGAAGGATTGAAACAGCATTTGTCCTCTTCAGGGGTTGATTTTACTGAAGATGACAATCTTCCAGGTGCGAACAGGATTTATGTAAACGATCCGTTCGGGAATAGAATTGAATTGCTCGAATGGATTACGAACTAA
- a CDS encoding amino acid ABC transporter permease yields the protein MDFRFDIIIEYSPYLVKGTLLTIGLSLAGILIGTILGLFIGLGKIQRRKVLTWPFVWYITFFRGTPLFVQILLIHFGVVPMLIGETNGIVATIVALSLNAAAYIAEIFRAGIQSIDRGQMEAARSLGMTHVQAMRYVILPQAFKRMIPPLGNEFIVLIKESSLAAVVATPEIMYWGRAMSGQYSRVWEPYLTAAVIYLILTLSLSFLLNLLERRLKTE from the coding sequence ATGGATTTTCGTTTTGATATTATTATTGAATATTCTCCTTATCTAGTAAAAGGCACGCTGCTGACAATTGGGCTATCATTGGCGGGGATTTTAATCGGGACAATCCTCGGCCTGTTCATTGGCCTCGGGAAAATCCAGCGGCGGAAAGTGCTGACATGGCCTTTTGTCTGGTATATTACTTTCTTCAGGGGAACCCCGTTATTTGTGCAAATATTGCTGATTCATTTTGGTGTCGTCCCTATGCTCATAGGGGAAACGAACGGGATTGTCGCGACAATCGTCGCCCTGTCCCTGAATGCGGCAGCCTATATCGCCGAGATTTTCAGGGCAGGAATCCAGTCGATCGACCGCGGGCAGATGGAAGCCGCCCGTTCACTTGGAATGACCCATGTGCAAGCGATGAGGTATGTGATTTTACCTCAGGCCTTCAAACGGATGATCCCGCCTCTTGGAAATGAGTTCATTGTACTAATCAAGGAATCATCACTTGCGGCGGTTGTCGCGACTCCGGAAATCATGTACTGGGGCCGGGCGATGTCAGGACAGTATTCCCGTGTTTGGGAGCCGTACCTTACTGCTGCAGTCATTTACCTAATATTAACGCTATCGCTTAGCTTTTTATTAAATCTCCTTGAAAGAAGGCTGAAAACAGAATGA
- a CDS encoding MBL fold metallo-hydrolase, whose translation MRVIKEGDLYQLTFMPRFFPVNCYFIEEEDGLTLIDAALPYSAKPILQAAEKIGKPIKRIVLTHAHGDHIGALDELKAKLNVPVYISARDSRLLAGDTSLDSTEPQTPIRGGVPKNIKTKPDMLLNEGDESGSLLAISTPGHTPGSMSFLDQRTNILIAGDAFQTRGGTAVSGVTIPWFPFPAMATWNKEAALQSARKIRELKPTLLAVGHGELLRSPVAPIEKAIQKAEKAFTK comes from the coding sequence ATGAGAGTGATTAAAGAGGGGGATTTATACCAGCTGACGTTCATGCCAAGGTTTTTTCCTGTGAATTGTTATTTTATCGAGGAGGAGGATGGGCTGACTTTAATAGATGCTGCGCTCCCATATAGCGCGAAGCCGATCTTGCAGGCTGCTGAAAAAATCGGAAAACCAATCAAGCGGATTGTTTTGACCCATGCACATGGCGACCACATTGGGGCACTTGATGAATTGAAAGCCAAACTGAATGTTCCGGTATATATATCTGCCCGTGATTCGCGCCTATTAGCTGGTGATACCTCTCTTGATTCGACCGAGCCTCAGACACCGATTCGCGGCGGTGTGCCAAAGAATATTAAAACAAAACCGGATATGCTCCTAAATGAAGGGGATGAAAGTGGTTCTTTACTGGCAATTTCAACTCCGGGGCACACACCTGGCTCGATGTCATTCCTTGACCAAAGAACTAACATCCTAATTGCGGGCGACGCCTTCCAGACCAGGGGAGGAACTGCTGTCTCAGGGGTGACAATTCCATGGTTCCCTTTTCCAGCAATGGCGACATGGAACAAGGAAGCTGCCCTTCAAAGTGCCCGGAAAATCAGGGAGCTAAAACCAACCCTTCTTGCGGTTGGGCACGGGGAGCTGCTGAGAAGTCCTGTAGCACCTATCGAAAAAGCCATTCAAAAAGCGGAAAAAGCTTTTACAAAATAA
- a CDS encoding formate/nitrite transporter family protein, whose product MEVQALEEVEKLALKKQKIFKQSKVRYLARAALASMFIGFGVIVAFKTGNPFYVEHSPFAYPIAAITFGAAIILIAYGGGDLFTGNTFYYTFTALRKKMSWLQVVRMWVYSYVGNILGAAAFAFLIYTTGLFDDHSVNGFLLSVAEKKTLAPTTELFFRGILCNWLVCLAFFLPMSMKGDGAKMFAMVFFVYCFFISGYEHSIANMCTFAISMVLDDPQSVTFSGVIHNLIPVTIGNLIGGGIMMGWMYYYANRPYFAE is encoded by the coding sequence TTGGAAGTACAAGCATTGGAGGAAGTTGAAAAACTAGCCTTAAAAAAACAGAAGATCTTTAAGCAAAGTAAAGTACGTTATCTTGCAAGAGCTGCACTTGCTTCAATGTTCATAGGCTTCGGGGTAATTGTCGCATTCAAGACGGGGAATCCTTTTTATGTCGAGCATTCCCCCTTTGCCTATCCAATTGCGGCAATCACCTTTGGTGCCGCCATTATCCTGATTGCCTACGGCGGTGGTGATTTATTCACGGGCAATACTTTTTACTACACTTTTACGGCCCTGAGGAAAAAAATGTCCTGGCTTCAGGTCGTCAGAATGTGGGTTTACAGCTATGTAGGAAATATCCTAGGGGCTGCTGCTTTCGCTTTTTTAATTTATACAACAGGATTGTTTGATGACCATTCCGTAAACGGCTTCCTGTTGAGTGTTGCTGAAAAAAAGACACTTGCACCGACTACAGAGCTTTTTTTTCGAGGAATTCTCTGTAACTGGCTCGTCTGCCTGGCATTCTTCCTGCCAATGTCGATGAAGGGTGACGGAGCAAAAATGTTCGCAATGGTGTTTTTCGTCTACTGCTTTTTCATTTCAGGTTATGAACACAGTATCGCCAATATGTGTACCTTTGCCATCAGCATGGTCCTGGACGACCCTCAATCTGTTACTTTTTCAGGCGTTATTCATAATTTGATTCCTGTGACGATCGGCAATCTTATAGGCGGAGGCATCATGATGGGCTGGATGTATTATTATGCGAACAGGCCATATTTTGCCGAATGA